A window of the Lactuca sativa cultivar Salinas chromosome 7, Lsat_Salinas_v11, whole genome shotgun sequence genome harbors these coding sequences:
- the LOC111908204 gene encoding probable carboxylesterase 8 — MAVPKFKSDPYNFLKITQNPDGSLTRLAPLPSSPATPQLTADSQFVLSKDIPLNTTNTTFIRLFRPVSPPITTTGKLPIIIYFHGGGFILFSATSFPFHNSCAAISAQSPAIVISVEYRLAPEHRLPAAYDDAMEAVLWVRDQALQINGCDEWLTELADFSKAYLMGDSSGGNIAYNAGLRALDLDLNPIKIVGLIMNQPFFGGVKRTESELRLVNDRIVPLMANDLMWSLALPKASDRDHEYCNPLRDLNRSPSEKIIHLPKCLILGNNGDPLIDRQKEFANMLEACGVHVTRKFDDQGYHGVQIFDSQKAQIFYDDVKCFVWGLDMKRSTL, encoded by the coding sequence ATGGCTGTTCCGAAATTCAAGTCGGATCCTTACAACTTCCTAAAAATCACACAAAACCCCGATGGGTCATTGACCCGACTTGCCCCCCTTCCATCCTCACCTGCAACACCACAACTCACAGCTGATTCCCAATTCGTTCTCTCCAAAGATATACCACTTAACACCACAAACACCACCTTCATCCGACTCTTCCGCCCTGTGTCACCACCGATAACCACCACCGGGAAACTCCCGATCATTATCTACTTCCACGGTGGTGGATTTATTCTCTTTAGCGCCACCTCTTTTCCCTTCCACAATTCATGTGCCGCCATATCCGCCCAGTCTCCGGCGATTGTGATCTCCGTCGAGTACCGCCTTGCTCCTGAACACCGCCTCCCGGCGGCGTATGATGATGCCATGGAGGCGGTGTTGTGGGTGCGTGACCAGGCATTACAGATCAACGGTTGTGATGAGTGGTTGACTGAGCTCGCTGActtttccaaagcatacttgaTGGGAGATAGCTCAGGAGGAAATATAGCGTACAATGCTGGCTTACGtgcccttgatcttgatcttaatCCAATAAAGATCGTAGGGCTCATAATGAACCAACCATTTTTTGGTGGGGTGAAGCGCACTGAATCAGAACTTCGACTGGTGAATGACCGTATAGTCCCTTTGATGGCTAATGATCTCATGTGGTCTCTCGCACTACCCAAAGCTAGTGATCGAGACCATGAATATTGTAATCCATTACGAGATCTAAACAGATCTCCAAGTGAAAAGATCATACATTTACCAAAATGTCTGATCTTAGGTAACAATGGAGACCCACTAATTGATAGACAAAAAGAGTTTGCTAATATGTTGGAGGCTTGTGGGGTGCATGTGACAAGGAAATTTGATGATCAAGGGTACCATGGTGTACAAATCTTCGATTCCCAAAAGGCACAAATCTTTTATGATGATGTCAAGTGTTTCGTTTGGGGTCTTGATATGAAAAGATCAACTTTATGA
- the LOC111908205 gene encoding glyoxylate/hydroxypyruvate reductase HPR3: protein MQSLKQISTLSNRSEVQFLPLMAQEDHQSPPYLGQVLVIRPPPVFSVHEQYISSKFQILKAYESPLPTHDFLQTYAQSVKVVLCSGGSPITADVLHDLPALQLVVSSTTGVNHIDMAECRRREIRVTNTGDLFSDDVADGAVGLLIDVMRRISAGDRFVRGGRWPAISEYPLGSKLGGKRVGIVGLGNIGSSVATRLEAMGCIVSYTSRQKKNSTHYTFYPNVLQLASNSDALIICCALTNDTRHMINNTVLRALGKTGVIVNVARGAIIDEVELVECLVEGEVGGAGLDVFEKEPKVPNELFELDNVVLSSHSTACTRECFYDAAQTVVANLEAFFMSKPLLTPVS from the exons ATGCAATCGCTTAAACAAATATCTACTCTCAGCAACAGATCGGAAGTTCAGTTTCTACCCTTAATGGCTCAAGAAGACCACCAATCTCCGCCGTATCTCGGTCAAGTACTAGTCATACGTCCACCGCCTGTCTTTTCTGTCCACGAACAATACATCTCGAGTAAATTCCAGATCCTGAAAGCATACGAATCACCATTACCTACTCACGATTTCCTCCAAACCTATGCGCAGTCCGTCAAAGTCGTCCTATGCTCCGGCGGGAGTCCGATCACAGCCGACGTGTTACATGACCTTCCAGCCCTCCAACTCGTTGTCTCCTCCACTACCGGCGTCAACCACATTGACATGGCAGAGTGTCGCCGGCGCGAAATTAGAGTCACTAACACCGGAGATTTATTTTCTGATGATGTAGCTGACGGCGCCGTTGGACTTTTGATCGATGTCATGAGGAGAATTTCTGCCGGAGATAGATTTGTTCGCGGCGGTCGTTGGCCTGCTATATCGGAGTATCCTCTTGGTTCTAAG TTGGGAGGCAAGAGAGTTGGGATTGTTGGGCTTGGAAACATTGGGTCAAGTGTGGCCACAAGACTAGAGGCCATGGGCTGCATAGTCTCTTACACCTCAAGGCAGAAAAAAAACTCCACACACTACACTTTTTATCCAAATGTCCTCCAACTGGCTTCCAATTCAGATGCCCTCATTATCTGTTGTGCGTTGACCAATGACACGCGTCACATGATCAACAACACAGTCTTGAGGGCATTAGGAAAAACAGGAGTCATTGTGAATGTAGCTCGTGGGGCTATCATTGACGAAGTGGAATTGGTGGAGTGTTTGGTTGAAGGGGAGGTTGGTGGTGCAGGTTTGGATGTGTTTGAGAAGGAACCAAAGGTACCAAATGAGTTGTTTGAATTGGATAATGTCGTGCTTTCGTCCCACAGTACTGCGTGCACAAGAGAATGCTTTTATGATGCTGCCCAAACTGTGGTAGCTAATTTGGAAGCGTTTTTCATGAGCAAACCCTTGCTTACTCCTGTATCCTAG